A stretch of Triticum aestivum cultivar Chinese Spring chromosome 1D, IWGSC CS RefSeq v2.1, whole genome shotgun sequence DNA encodes these proteins:
- the LOC123179778 gene encoding transcription initiation factor TFIID subunit 6 isoform X2, which yields MSIVPKETIEVIAQSIGIPSLPADVSAALAPDVEYRLREIMQEAIKCMRHAKRTVLTADDVDSALSLRNVEPVYGFASGDPLRFKRAVGHKDLFYIDDREVDFKEIIEAPLPKAPLDTAVVAHWLAIEGVQPAIPENPPIDAIAAPTENKRTEHAKDDGLPVDIKLPVKHILSRELQMYFDKIAELTMSRSSTPVFREALVSLSKDSGLHPLVPYFSYFIADEVTRSLADLPVLFALMRVVQSLLRNPHIHIEPYLHQLMPSMITCIVAKRLGHRLSDNHWELRDFSANLVASVCRRYGHVYHNLQIRLTKTLVHAFLDPHKALTQHYGAVQGISALGPSAIRLLLLPNLQTYMQLLDPELQLEKQSNEMKRKEAWRVYGALLCAAGKCLYERLKLFPNLLSPPARPVLRSNSRVATNNPNKRKSSTDLSASQPPLKKMASDVSMSPMGSAAPGAGNMPGSMDGFSAQLPNPSMMQASSSGQKVESMTAAGAIRRDQGNNHAQRVSTVLRQAWKEDQDAGHLLGSLHEVFGEAIFSFIQPPELSIFL from the exons atGAGCATCGTCCCCAAGGAGACGATCGAGGTGATTGCGCAGAGCATCGGTATCCCCTCCCTCCCCGCCGATGTCTCCGCCGCCCTCGCGCCCGACGTCGAGTACCGCCTCCGGGAGATCATGCAG GAGGCCATCAAGTGTATGCGGCATGCAAAGAGGACAGTTCTGACTGCCGATGATGTTGACAGTGCTCTCAGCCTGAGGAATGTTGAG CCTGTATATGGATTTGCATCTGGTGACCCCTTGCGGTTTAAGAGAGCTGTGGGCCATAAAGATCTCTTCTATATTGATGACAGGGAGGTAGACTTCAAAGAG ATTATCGAAGCTCCTCTACCGAAAGCTCCACTCGACACAGCAGTTGTTGCTCACTGGCTAGCGATTGAGGGCGTCCAACCTGCTATTCCAGAGAATCCTCCTATCGATG CAATTGCAGCACCAACTGAAAATAAAAGGACAGAGCATGCGAAGGATGATGGACTACCAGTTGACATCAAGCTTCCTGTTAAGCATATATTATCTAGAGAACTCCAG ATGTACTTCGATAAAATAGCAGAGCTTACTATGAGTAGATCAAGCACCCCAGTTTTTAGAGAAGCATTAGTGAGCTTGTCTAAAGACTCAGGCCTTCACCCGTTGGTTCCTTACTTTTCGTACTTCATTGCAGATGAG GTTACCAGGAGTTTGGCCGACCTCCCTGTTCTATTTGCTCTCATGCGTGTTGTCCAAAGCCTTCTCCGTAATCCTCACATTCATATTGAACCATAT TTGCATCAGTTGATGCCATCAATGATCACTTGCATCGTCGCGAAAAGGCTTGGGCACAGGCTTTCAGACAACCATTGGGAGCTTAGAGACTTCTCTGCCAATTTGGTTGCTTCAGTATGTCGGAG GTATGGTCATGTGTATCACAATCTCCAAATCCGGTTAACAAAGACACTGGTCCATGCATTTCTTGACCCTCATAAAGCATTGACGCAACATTATGGTGCTGTTCAAGGGATATCTGCATTGGGGCCCAGTGCG ATTAGGCTTCTGCTTTTGCCCAACCTCCAGACGTACATGCAACTTTTGGATCCTGAATTACAACTTGAAAAGCAATCAAATGAAATGAAACGAAAGGAAGCATGGCGTGTTTACGGTGCCCTGCTG TGTGCTGCAGGCAAATGCTTGTATGAGCGGCTTAAGTTATTTCCTAATTTGCTCTCTCCGCCAGCTCGGCCGGTTCTGAGGAGCAATAGCAGAGTTGCAACCAACAACCCAA ATAAACGGAAGTCTAGTACAGACCTGTCTGCGTCCCAGCCACCTCTGAAGAAGATGGCGTCGGACGTATCAATGAGTCCCATGGGTTCAGCAGCTCCAGGGGCAGGAAACATGCCAGGAAGCATGGACGGGTTCTCCGCCCAGCTACCCAACCCCAGCATGATGCAAGCCTCATCCTCCGGACAGAAGGTAGAAAGCATGACAGCAGCAGGCGCGATACGTAGAGACCAGGGAAACAACCACGCGCAAAGGGTTTCCACGGTGCTGAGGCAGGCCTGGAAGGAGGACCAAGACGCCGGGCATCTCCTGGGGTCGCTGCACGAGGTGTTCGGTGAGGCTATCTTCTCGTTCATCCAGCCACCGGAGCTCTCCATCTTCCTGTAG
- the LOC123179778 gene encoding transcription initiation factor TFIID subunit 6 isoform X1, which yields MSIVPKETIEVIAQSIGIPSLPADVSAALAPDVEYRLREIMQEAIKCMRHAKRTVLTADDVDSALSLRNVEPVYGFASGDPLRFKRAVGHKDLFYIDDREVDFKEIIEAPLPKAPLDTAVVAHWLAIEGVQPAIPENPPIDAIAAPTENKRTEHAKDDGLPVDIKLPVKHILSRELQMYFDKIAELTMSRSSTPVFREALVSLSKDSGLHPLVPYFSYFIADEVTRSLADLPVLFALMRVVQSLLRNPHIHIEPYHITSKRATLVYCQLHQLMPSMITCIVAKRLGHRLSDNHWELRDFSANLVASVCRRYGHVYHNLQIRLTKTLVHAFLDPHKALTQHYGAVQGISALGPSAIRLLLLPNLQTYMQLLDPELQLEKQSNEMKRKEAWRVYGALLCAAGKCLYERLKLFPNLLSPPARPVLRSNSRVATNNPNKRKSSTDLSASQPPLKKMASDVSMSPMGSAAPGAGNMPGSMDGFSAQLPNPSMMQASSSGQKVESMTAAGAIRRDQGNNHAQRVSTVLRQAWKEDQDAGHLLGSLHEVFGEAIFSFIQPPELSIFL from the exons atGAGCATCGTCCCCAAGGAGACGATCGAGGTGATTGCGCAGAGCATCGGTATCCCCTCCCTCCCCGCCGATGTCTCCGCCGCCCTCGCGCCCGACGTCGAGTACCGCCTCCGGGAGATCATGCAG GAGGCCATCAAGTGTATGCGGCATGCAAAGAGGACAGTTCTGACTGCCGATGATGTTGACAGTGCTCTCAGCCTGAGGAATGTTGAG CCTGTATATGGATTTGCATCTGGTGACCCCTTGCGGTTTAAGAGAGCTGTGGGCCATAAAGATCTCTTCTATATTGATGACAGGGAGGTAGACTTCAAAGAG ATTATCGAAGCTCCTCTACCGAAAGCTCCACTCGACACAGCAGTTGTTGCTCACTGGCTAGCGATTGAGGGCGTCCAACCTGCTATTCCAGAGAATCCTCCTATCGATG CAATTGCAGCACCAACTGAAAATAAAAGGACAGAGCATGCGAAGGATGATGGACTACCAGTTGACATCAAGCTTCCTGTTAAGCATATATTATCTAGAGAACTCCAG ATGTACTTCGATAAAATAGCAGAGCTTACTATGAGTAGATCAAGCACCCCAGTTTTTAGAGAAGCATTAGTGAGCTTGTCTAAAGACTCAGGCCTTCACCCGTTGGTTCCTTACTTTTCGTACTTCATTGCAGATGAG GTTACCAGGAGTTTGGCCGACCTCCCTGTTCTATTTGCTCTCATGCGTGTTGTCCAAAGCCTTCTCCGTAATCCTCACATTCATATTGAACCATAT CATATTACTTCTAAAAGGGCAACACTTGTTTATTGCCAGTTGCATCAGTTGATGCCATCAATGATCACTTGCATCGTCGCGAAAAGGCTTGGGCACAGGCTTTCAGACAACCATTGGGAGCTTAGAGACTTCTCTGCCAATTTGGTTGCTTCAGTATGTCGGAG GTATGGTCATGTGTATCACAATCTCCAAATCCGGTTAACAAAGACACTGGTCCATGCATTTCTTGACCCTCATAAAGCATTGACGCAACATTATGGTGCTGTTCAAGGGATATCTGCATTGGGGCCCAGTGCG ATTAGGCTTCTGCTTTTGCCCAACCTCCAGACGTACATGCAACTTTTGGATCCTGAATTACAACTTGAAAAGCAATCAAATGAAATGAAACGAAAGGAAGCATGGCGTGTTTACGGTGCCCTGCTG TGTGCTGCAGGCAAATGCTTGTATGAGCGGCTTAAGTTATTTCCTAATTTGCTCTCTCCGCCAGCTCGGCCGGTTCTGAGGAGCAATAGCAGAGTTGCAACCAACAACCCAA ATAAACGGAAGTCTAGTACAGACCTGTCTGCGTCCCAGCCACCTCTGAAGAAGATGGCGTCGGACGTATCAATGAGTCCCATGGGTTCAGCAGCTCCAGGGGCAGGAAACATGCCAGGAAGCATGGACGGGTTCTCCGCCCAGCTACCCAACCCCAGCATGATGCAAGCCTCATCCTCCGGACAGAAGGTAGAAAGCATGACAGCAGCAGGCGCGATACGTAGAGACCAGGGAAACAACCACGCGCAAAGGGTTTCCACGGTGCTGAGGCAGGCCTGGAAGGAGGACCAAGACGCCGGGCATCTCCTGGGGTCGCTGCACGAGGTGTTCGGTGAGGCTATCTTCTCGTTCATCCAGCCACCGGAGCTCTCCATCTTCCTGTAG